TCATGCTCTACTAATTCAGCAGGGAAGCATTTGAATTCACTTACCCCCATCCAGCTACGATGATAAACCCAATGGGAATCTTCACTGTTTCTCTCTTCTtcaacagaaataaagaaaaagataGAAAACCtaaaaaaagcaaacccaaaagaaaaccaaaataaatgcCTTGTTTATTATTGAAAAGGGAATTGGTAAGTACAGAGCCTAGAAACTCTATGATGTGACCAGCTCAACAGCTTAAGATATTCTTCTTTGACCTTTAAGCATTACAAAATAATTTGTCTGATCGTACTCTGAGAAAGTCAATTAGAAATACCCATTGCTTAAAAAATCATGTTAATAGTGAAACATTGAAAAAATTCCAGGacattttatattaaatattcaCTTCTAAATGATAAGAAAGGTTCACTAGAGTAAAAAAGATGTCATAAGAACATTTAAGATACAAGTAACTAATTTCTTTAGGTATTAACAGCAGTTTTCTATCCCAACACTCTTTAGCAACCAACAAATAGTGTTGTATTCAGTTATAACATTTCTGCAAAAACTGACTAGTCCTTTGTAAAGTCAATGATAAATTTAACTAGAAAGTTTTGCATGTTTTTACCTAACTCTTTCAGGAGTATCTTCTGGAACTGCCTAGCCTACTCACacctcagcacagcccagcaacATTCTCATGTGGAAGCAAAGCTGGTATTTATATTAGACCCCACCAATCATGAGCTATGTACTCCAGCTAAACAAATACAACTCACTCCAGAAAAACACCACAGGAATTAAATCCATAGATTCTGGACAAAAATATCTTGAATACTCAAAGTCTCTTTTCTTTTAATCACATATGTAAGGTTCCCCAAGCTTATTGAAGCATCTTTCAATTCTTTCTGTTTCAATTCCTGCATTAATCTTATGCACACATATTTTTTTTACAAACAATTTCCAGGGGAAAGAGATGTTAAAGCtacttgggttttttccttcattctgtattttctattttttttttgttgcaccAGTTTTTAAATGTACTTAATGCTGAATAATTAAACCTTAAACGCTGCATTAAAAAGCATCATTAACACTTTGACTAGCTGAAGGGCAACCCCCCAAATTCACTCTAATTGTAGTTGAGAGTAGGCTCTATTTCTGCCTTGAGTGTAGGTTCTTGTCTCTTGTCACACACCAGCCAGACTCAGCAgaagcttccagcagcagcagcagtgcctaaCACTAAACCTCAGCACAACTTCCAGGTATGCCCATTTGTAGAAATACAAACTAGTGAAAAGGAACAAGTACTCTGTAGAATATAATTAACATTATTTCAGGACATTAATCTTTCATTTCACTACCTTGGCCCTGCCTAGGAAAATCATACCTGTCCATAGGTAGGTGCTGTAAAGTGAGCTGTAGAGGAATATAAATACAAGGATCTGGATGGTGATGTCCTTCTCTTTAACAGTGAAATTCCATGCCACCATTCCAATGCAAGCAATAAACTGGAAAGAAAAGTAAGATACCATCATTCAAACTGGGAAAGCAGaatgacaaaaaaaccccccaaactaaACAGAGAGCTATATAACTGCAGTAAGCTTTAAACTCCACCCCCAGATGCACTGGAGAGTGATTTTATGAACTGGATACTTCATTTAGTAGTAAAGTACTGCCACAATAAATTCAGTATTACAGCTGTGTCACTTAACTATGCTACCTTATTTTCAGGAGGGGTGTTTGACAGCATGTATACAGCTCATATAAACTACGAGTAAGGCAAATCAGGTAAAACCCCAACTTTATATCCCTTATAGTAAGTAAATGGTGATGGTTTTGGCAAGTACAAACCATTTACCTAAAATTATTTGCACATGAAACTGAGATTAATTGGTATTGGTTCAGCCAAGAATTACACCAGTTGTCacacagtgatattgcatatatGATAATTTTAACACTGAAGGAATCTGAAAAGATAGGGTGAAGTATTGTGGAAACTGTAACAAAATAGTTCTATTTTTTTAAGTTCATCTTAGCTAGCTTTGTTGGTACAGAACAGAAGCACCTGCAGTTATCACACATGACATTTTTAGATGTGACTCCGTgatcagattaaaaaaaaccaaacaactacaGAACACTTCAGAAAGCACTACCACACAGATGTTATAGAAGCACAGGCTGTTCCAGTTGTGCAGCTGACTTCAAGAGAATAAGGAGCATGTACTCTTTAGTGCTCTCTCAGATTAAATAACAATTAAAATTAATCCAGAGCCACTTGGCTTTAGCCTTCCCTAGCCAGCAGCCATACATTCCCACACATCCTTGCACAGCACTTTCACCTGCTGATCTCTCTGCAAGAGCTTCAGGGACATAAACCAGCACAGGGATTATTTTTCTATTTAGCTCCTTGAATAGGGTTACTATAGAGTCAAACACAGGCTGCTGCTCCTGGTATTGCTTCAGATGGGCATCATTGAAACACAAGTGCTCTCAACAGTACTGAGCAATAACTAAGAAAACATCTCAGAAGCCACGCTCTGTTCTGATTGTTTATAGTTCTGTTCAGGAATCACAGTGCCCACATTAACTATCATTTTCTTCAAGGGTGTATTTCACAGCACTGAAATTATTTAGACAAGTCACACATTAAATTCACCTGCCGTCCACAGTTTGCTATAAAAATCTCACTGTAAAAATCAAACTTCCAAAATTGTTAAAAACTTAAACCCTAACCTCACACAACAGCATTCTCCTTACTACTGACCTGAGCAACAAGTAGATTTGTTGTAATCATATGAGGAATCTGTTTGTATTTCTTACTCAGAACAACAACAGTAAGAGACCAGGTCTGTAACAtacaagaagaaaaattaatttaaaaataaaacaaaacccaaaagaaGAAGATGAGTATTCTGGCAGATGATGGTGAAATTAAATATACAACAGATCTTAGCAACATGACTGCTACAATATGCTGCCAGCCCCTTTGCCTCAGCAGCTGTGGTCAGAAAAAGCATCTTGGTGCTCTCATGTTGGTGAAGTATTTCCAGTAAAGACCAAGCACTTGCCTGGAGCATGCAGAAACCTGTTAGTTCCTCAGGACACAAATGACCACAGTGTAGCCTGGCAATTTAGAATTTAAAATCCCCACCCACATCTCCTGAATCTCCCAAAATTATCTGACCAGCAAGAGGTAGCATTCACTTCTGGCTTCCCTTTAGGCAGTTTCAAGATAAGAGGACTTCAGTGAGACAACAACTTCAGAAAATTCCAACTCCTTCCAATctgcatgtttttatttttaaaaagcaaataaagTAATCATACCATCTGTACTTtctataaaacaaaaccaaaatgcacATTGGACTTCTGGATTATCAATTCAgttttaagaaaataatttctagtaAAGGAATTTGATAAACATAAATTTTTCAGGTTAAACTATTTCATTAATGCTCATTAAGACTTCATTAAACAAATATGCACTGACATTTCTGGAGCTGAAGTTTGTACACAGCCTTCATTACTGTGATATCCAAGCACCCCACTTGGCTTGATGTAACTACTCTCTGTGGTGTAAGCTAGAACTTGAATTCCCCCACACCCTGTTATTAAAACAAACCTAACAAAAACCCTCTCAAGCTCTGCACTAAACGCTCTAATTCAGTCACTCATCTTTCTGTACAGTGCAGCTTTGCAGCAGCCCCACTGCCTACTCAGGTTGTTGAACTCCTTCCTGCCCTGTGCTGAGGATGCCGAGGGTGAGATGAggaagcacagctcctgcagtgacacaGCCGGGCTGCCCTGAGCCGGAGCGCAGCGCGTACCAGGGAGATGAGGCTGATGATGCTGATGTCAAAGCTGACGTTCTgcagggcagctgccagggggTTGGGGTCCATGGAAGGGATggtcagcagccaggcagaaacatACATGATGGGGGCAGACACAAACGTGCTGATCACCATGCCTGAGGTAATCTGCCAAGAGTCAAACAGAAACAACAACCAAGTCAATTGCATCTCAAGGTAAATAATCTGCTTTCAGGAATACAACAACTGGCAAAATTGGATCTTTGAAATAAACATATCTAGAACTTTCAAAAATAATGAGTTGTTTCAATAACAAATTATTTAGAATTTGAGCCAGAAAGTATCTGGTTTATACACAGAGCTAAACTGAAAATTTTAACAAGCTTCTGAAATAGCAGGAGTTGAGTCTCCTACTGCAGATGTCTAGCTTTTTCATGGGCATCAAATAAACTAATAACTGCTGTCCAGGGGTAAATTTACACTGCCACAATTTGCTTGTGGATGTAAAAATTCACACAAtaagtaactaaaaaaaaaaacatgtagCTATGCAAATATTAATATGCACTAATTCATGAGAAGAAACCATATATATTTACAAGTGATTTCTAGTTTGGCTTCTCATTGTCTTTCTACTTTCTACAATTTGCACAGTGATGGAAATTTGAGTTGTTACTCATACTAGAGACTCTGCTTTAAAGAAATTTCCAGAGTTTAAAATTCTATCTTGCAAGATTTACTTTTATTAtacttttttcttaaaaaaaaatacatctaaACAACTCCAAAATAGAAACCATTAAAAACAATGAAAATCAACAAAAGTGTGTTAATGTCACTTCAAGTGGAAGAAACAATTCTAAAATTTTTTTTAAGTCAAAAAGGTATCCTCTACTACGTACATATAAAGTAAAATGCTTTCTATCACAAGATTTAACTGAAGGGCAGCACAATGAATCAGTTAAAGCTTAAGATCTTTCATAAATTTTCAGCTGTGACACTATTCTTACTGAAGTCAGtaacataatttattttttcccctacaAAAACATCTCAAAGATAAAATCGTTGGAAAAAACCAGACTAAAACACAACCCCAAAAAACAAGAGAGATACAAATTCCTTATATCTGAAGTTATCCTATCTCTTTCTACTAGAgtcacaaatgaaaaaaaaaaaggatgaggaCTATCAAGACACTTAAGACATCAGGAAAGATCCTGGGAGTACAAGTAATTCTAAGGTATCTATAGTTCAGAAAAGCAAATTCTTCAAGCctacttatttttttatttaatcaaaGAAGTTAGGCTCAAAGTTAGGACATATTTGGAAAAGTTTAACTACATACAATTCCTACTTCCATGTTAAATTGACTTGCAAATATTGCGACACCAGGTGCTGCTGGAAAAACTCCATAAAGAAATGCATAGTTTGATAAACTGGTGTGATTGACCACGTTGTCAGTCTTGTCCAAGAGCTCCACCATCTCTCTGCAGAGAAATGGCAACATGAGCctgaaagaaaaggggaaaaagcaaTTGAAAAAATATTACTCAACCTACAATAGACTTTTCTTTACCCAGAAAATGAATAAAAAGGAAATTTAAGGCTTTGAATACTacttatgaaaagcaaaatactGACATCACTTTGAATGATTGCTTCTATTGTTATCAAAATATTTCCCAGCTGCTTAAAAATCTTCCATCACAAATTACATTAAAATAAGAAGGACAAACATATCAACAAACTCGGGCGTAGAAGCAGCTTCCCTGACTGTGTAGACACATTCTTTGTACAAACTTCAAATTTAGAATGCCAAACATTAAAAACTCTCTCAATTTACAGCTGTTACAGTAATAGTAGCTATAAGCAGTCAGCAGCTCCGAAATTCAGTCCACCTTTGTGCAAGCTGTCTGAAATATAATAAGGACTCAAGCTTAAGTATCCCATGCCAAAAGTTCTGGCCAGCAAACCAGTGACATCAAGGCTATTTCAGCAATAGCCCAGATCTCACATAGACTCAGTGTAAATCTTACATAGCCCTACAGTAAACAAAGTGGTAACATTAAAACCCAGTGTTTTTCACACtttttttcattacaaaatttgtcATTAAGCTGGTTTACAGACTAGGTCTTTAGCTTTGAGGGTTAGTTGTACTTGATACTGAAATGCACCTTCAAATTTTACAATAGAAACTTAAAACCCAAACATTCTATTAAGTTAATTGTAGTTCTgtaggaaataaaatattttatatcaaataaataaatattcccTGAAATATATTCAAGGGAAGATTATGATAGTACAAGTTCTAAACAGAACTTGGCATTTATTCATGCTTAAAAGTCAAGCAGTTTTAGAGCATAAAGTGACCATTTTTATGCTCTTCCAGTATAGTTTCAAAGACTTATAGATAAAGTAAGGAGAAACAACTAATTTGGAGATGCATTGTTTAagccaaataaaataaaaatactaatCTAATATATTTAAACTCACTACTATCTATTTATTCAGTAAATTTTGATTTAAGCTACTAATTCCCCAAATACCCAATTCACGACAGATGGCCTGTAGGCAGTCCATGAAGGCACAGCAACTCTGAATTTCTTTCTCTGCAGAGCTTGACAACAGGTTTCTAttaaatttcctttaaaaattaacAGCTGTATTTTATCAAAGAGTTTGGGAAGGACTCACTCAAATTCTGGGAGTGAAATGTACTATTAACATAATGTTTTTGAGAGAAAAGCCATCTGACCAGGGTATTCAGAGCTTAAAACATCTAGAGAACAGAAGTATAAAAATACATAAACTGAACTTACAGTTTGGCTGTGATGAGAAGGATCAGTGCAACAAACATACCCTTTGTCAGTTTCTTCGTTTGTCCCACCATGGTCAGTCCAAGGTAAAAAAGTGCAGAGCCAGAAAATGAACTGCCCAGTCCATCAAGGAAGTTTTCAAGGTATTCAGGAATTTTCTGGCCAAGAATAAAATTTGAGGCAATTCCTATGAAGACCATGAATACAATTGGGTTCTGCAAAACTCGGAGGAGTGCTAGGCCCACTATTTTGATTTTGCTCTGTGACACAGTGCGATTATTCCTCCACTTCTGGATTTCACAGAAGATAAACCCCAGGGGGTTTAGCATCATAAGAGATATTGGCGCCACTAGGTAAATGTACTGGAGATACTCTGGGTAAGTGTTTTGATATAAAGCTTCAACTAGAAGACAGAAAATGAAGAGTTATGAGTGATAACACTTCAGCAGAAAAATACATTGAAATACTGAAATTAAATTTTGCTCTCTGAAAactaaagaaaattatttaagtTTCCTCCGGAAGGAACTGAAGTAATCAATAACAATCAATATAAGATAATGCAGGAGGAGAAGTATGTCCTATCATATTAGGCAACAGTTATACAGTTATCTAAAGAACACATTAAAGACCAAAGATTGATTATCCAATGCTATTAATCCTCCTACAATTAGCCAccataaacagaaaaaaagaaagaaaacaaagtaaCAATTCTATGTTTCCTTTGAGTCATCCCAAATGCTGGAAAAATTTTGGCTTTATTTCTGACTCGCTTTTCCTCCCCAGAAACATGACAGTTGGGGAGAATTAAAGGCACCTTTGCAGGATACAAGTTGCTTCCCATCTTAAGGGAGTCTCAGTTCTTTGGAGTTTAATCAGTTCTCAATGGGTAAGCCAGGTGTGATCTTTCTACATTGATTCATTACAACACAACAAAGCAACAACTGGGAAAAAATTTTCTGACATAATTATTGGTTCATTCTCTGGGACTACTTAGGACAAGAGTTACTTGCTGTAGTTATGGTCCCTCAAGGAACTCCAAATCATAAGCTTTTGCCTTCATTACTACTACATATTTCTGAGTCAAAGAAGAATTGCTTGTTTCAAGTTTGTACTAAAGGCACTtcaaaaataatgaaaatgtttTGGAAACATATAAAAGATTCAATTCTAATGTGAATTAAAAAACCCCCCAATGCTTTAAAAGTAGAATGTTCTCTTTTACCTGACTTATAATTGTTATATTTAATAACTTTTTGTTATTAGTAATTATCAATAATATGCTATAGTTCTTAATAGTATGTCAATTATAGTACATATATATAGTTAATTTTATAATAATTCTTACAAATAATATGTATTAGATCTATACTATGCAATTCATAATTATTAATAACAACATTATTAACCTTTTCTGAAAAAGTTTTTCCTCGTGACTACATTTCTCAAAATCCACAGAGTTTTACCTTTGTATTATTAAAGCCTCTGGAATGACAGGAACTTCCAAATGCTAAATCAGCACTCACTTTTGAACAGTCTCCTCTTTACAGCAAATAAGCTGACATTCTCAACTAGCTGATttcttatatatataaaaaaggcaCCAAAGGCATTTTTACTTTTACAGGCCATTATTAAAGTACATGTAGAAGAACTACCTGTATAAAATCCTAAATAGACTGCTGAACAGAAGTACCAAGTTTGGGGTTAGTTACTGCATTGAACAAGTCAGTTTTAAGCACTAAACACAACCTGCTAATCAAAACCACTTTAAACATGCTGGACACTTTTTATGCAAACAGTTTTTTTCCTGAAACCTCAAACGTGAGACTGATATTTTATATTGCTTTATACAGAATGCCCATGTCACTCAAACACAACTCCACCCAAGTCACGTGTAATTAATGTCTgagtgaaagattttaaaaacctttACATTCTGGTAAAGTGAATCTGCATACTTAAGACAATAACTTAAGGTCTATATGTACTTTAATTCATGTATGAGGCTAGAATGCATTTTACTGGGTACAAAAAATTGAGTTAGATTACTGAGTCAATGGGTGGAAAAAAAATAAGACATCAGTCTTAAAGAATCCTTAGCACAGTAAAAATAATCCACAACTTCTATACTGATTAAaagttttccttttatttaaatCACGGTGCCTGCTTGCTGATTGTAACAAAAAACTGTAATCAAATATActttggtttttaaaaaaaataaattcttccaTGTCCCAACTGCTCAGAAGTACATCTAAATCATACACTAGTTGTCCATGCCTAATACAATGAGTATGATTAAAGTCACAGTGACTGCCACCCACACAGCACCTCTGTACACCTGTGCTTTAACACACAGCTCTAGAGAACACCTGAATCTGTTTGTCAGACTTGTATCATATTACCCTGCAATTAAAAACCCAAAGCTTTTTATCATAGTAATTCTGACTACATCAGGGGTGTGCTAACAAACCTCTCTGCCAGCTGGTTCTTTTTCACCCCAACATCACTTTTTAATCTAGAACTATCAAAACCATGATAACAGAAAAACAGTAATAAGCTTCAAAAATTTGACCCACATTTTGATTTTGCTATGTGCAAATcttttcaaacaggaaaaaagagcataataaagaaataatacataataatagtaatgtatTAAAGAAATTACATGGGATGAAGACTCAGGAATGATTAAGAGAGTTCAAAATGCCTTTTTAAATAGTGTTGGTTTAGTGTGTAATTTGccaatattgatttttttcctttacaaatTTCCACTGCTacagcatttaaaaatattttttcattaaaagatcAGGCTTTGTTCAAAACACTACCTCTACCACATAAAAACAGCAAGGCATTCTTTGTTGTCCATTTCTGCAAACACTTCAGAGAAGCTTGGGTAATATTTTACTAATAGCAAAAAGTTTGCACAGGTGACAGCATGAACCCAAAGCCAGTGAAAATTTGGGGATGGGAGAAGggaaaggacaagaggaaataaACCTCAAGAGCCTACAATGTTTCTGTTGCAGTAACTATTACAGTAAAGCTCTAAATGGCGTAGATTTTGTCAATATCatacataaaaaatataaatcatATCTTATAAATCATGGAGTACCTGAAGAAATATGCAGTCTTACAAGAAAGTAAAAGCTGAAAGAATGTTTTAACCAGGATACAATGGCAATACATTCAGAGACCCACCAAAAcacataaatttaaaaaaagagaaactctAATTGGCATCTAAAATGCATACCAACAAACAAAGATATAATTCTCACAGCCCCATTTGTGGCATACTTCTGATTTCATTCAAGAGGAATAAATCTCAGGAAATACAACCGAGGGAAACACAGTATTTTCATTTTAAGAAAGTATGCAATTGCATTTGTCTAAATTTTATACACATCAAGCAAATTTGAAGAGAATAAGAAATATTGTGAATTCTCCTAAACATGCTGCCTTGGAATAATGAGAAAGATACTGTTAACTCCTAAAGTAATCTAAAATATGGATCTACTTGTTACATATAATCTGGAATTGCATGCTTGACATTGCCTTTGTAATTGTATTTTCAATTCTGTAATCAAAcatcttgttttttgttttgctagAACCAACTTGCTCTCTTTTTTTGGTTTAATCTTTCCTAGATGATGAGCAGTCTCAAAGAGAATTTGAGAGGCACTTCAGAAATTATTTCAATTGCGTGGAACTTCAATTCAGAAGTCAATTTCAAATTATGGAAACATAAAAGCAAACATGCCTAGAACAGTGACAATAATTTTAAAGAAGAAAACACACTCACCTATTGGATATCCCAGTGCAAAGTCATTGCTTTGTGTAGCAAAAATAGGGAACAAACCTGCTTTGCTAAATCGGTTCTCAGGACTGGCTACTAACAACGTTAAAACACAGACTAAAAAAAACACAGCAGCTTTGGCAATTAAAACACTGTACAGGAAGGACCAATTCACATTTGAAAAATTAAGTACCACCATGTTTTTGAACAGTAAAGCCGGGAGTGCAAAACGGGACACAAAATTTCCCAGTCCTTTGGCCTGAGTTGATGTGATAATGTTGGCTCTTCCAGCTATGTAGCCACAAAGAATGATTCCAAAGCATTCCAACAGGGCTGGGAAAAGCCTGCTTATTGACATAGAAGGGGGATCGCCGGTGGTATTGAGTCCAGCTTGTCCAGGCAAAGAAAGAGACATGTTAGCTGAAGGTGAGAGGTTCTTTGCAGTGAAGTCTGAATAGCTATCCATTTCCTCTGATCACCTCTTCCAAAAGAAGAGTGTGAAATGATCTCATCTGTAAAAGGAACAAAAGTACACTTATTAACTTTATTCCTTTAAGTACAAGCTTATGCCCTCTTAAATTATTACAGAATGGACAACAGGAATAGCCCCTACAAGAACTGATCATCATGAAAGAAAGATAAATGTGATGAAGAATCAAAGCTTCTCCACTCTGGTACAAAAACATTTGGCAAGGTCCTCTTTACCTTCCAGAAAAATTTAGAGTTTAAATTATCATATCACCCTTGAAGTTTGTACCTTGCTTCGTGCAACTTGGACCTCTCCCAACATTTCAATATTGTGTGCTAATGACAGACTTTTCAGTTAGCAAAGAATCCACAGATGACACAGCAGCCAGTGATTTAATTCATTGCACTATACCTGACCCATATTTCTACATACAATTCTTTAGGTCTGGACCAGGGAAATTTAAGCATGCATGAAGCATTTATGTACAACAGAAATATCTGCTGACCCCTTTCCTCACTTGGTAGCAGCAATTGCCTTTGGAAGGGCTGATTACAACACCACAGGTTCTATATGCAAGCAGACACGTAAAGTCTGCAAATCAGATGAGGAGAGTGGATATCAAACACAAATATTCATTGGTCAATAGCAAGGTCCTGCCAGAAACAGATATGGCTTTGGCAATATAGCTCTGAAACCTGTGCAGTCCATCAGGTAACTGATGCACATAAAGTTCTGACATGACTAAATCCTGAAGTACTTTATTTAGGAAGTCAAGATGACTTACCTCACTTGTAGGGATAGAAACTAAGGCAAAGGTGAGCAGATTCCCCCTAAGCTATTTAAGGTATCCCCTAAGGTATTTAAAGTAAAGTCAAAATTGCCAAGTCCCAAGCAATGCTTTGTATGGCACAATCTGTGCAAATTAGCAACTGGTTTAAGAGTCTTCCCAGCCTCTTTCTATCCTATCCACAAGGAACACAAAACACAGCAGCCACGTAAATAAGCAAGTAAATCAAGTCAGTGCAAAGGTGAGGTCTTGTAAGGTCTGTTTCACACCCTGGCATCCAGCATATAAATATTCACAAGCTTCAACTCTTTGACTCATGACTTATTTATGCCTGAGGCTTTTGGTAAGCACTTCTATGATGCTCTGGTAATTCATCTGGACTGAGCTGCTGCATCATCCAGATCTGTCTAGTAGCCTTGGCTATCCCTTCTCCCAAGGAAAATGAGTCTCACTCCAAGTAGGGCTTATTTTAAAGGCTTTACTTTCTTATATAATAGATGATGAATTAGCTTAGATTTATTTGGACCAGGAACTCAATGTATTATTTGCTACAGAACAATGGGAAGACTTGCAAGAAATGAAGCAAACAACAAACCATTTCTTCTACTAAAAAACTTAAGGATGTTGTTGGAATTTGTAAAATGTTCAAAAGAGGACCAGAGACAGATTTCCAACACTGAATTCTTGAAAGAAATCAGCAACATTCTACACTAGCTGTAAGGTAAAAAGCAGGTTTTCAGCACAGCCCCATGTCAAATTCTCCAAGCTTACAGCACTGCACAGAGGTAAGGCTCCCAGCAGCACAATGTGTTCAACCTACTCACTGCTCTCTCAAGgtatttttcttcagcaataaGATACAGCTGAAACTTTTTTAACCAAATGCAACATTTGATCTGTA
The sequence above is a segment of the Melospiza melodia melodia isolate bMelMel2 chromosome 8, bMelMel2.pri, whole genome shotgun sequence genome. Coding sequences within it:
- the GPR155 gene encoding lysosomal cholesterol signaling protein isoform X1, whose translation is MDSYSDFTAKNLSPSANMSLSLPGQAGLNTTGDPPSMSISRLFPALLECFGIILCGYIAGRANIITSTQAKGLGNFVSRFALPALLFKNMVVLNFSNVNWSFLYSVLIAKAAVFFLVCVLTLLVASPENRFSKAGLFPIFATQSNDFALGYPIVEALYQNTYPEYLQYIYLVAPISLMMLNPLGFIFCEIQKWRNNRTVSQSKIKIVGLALLRVLQNPIVFMVFIGIASNFILGQKIPEYLENFLDGLGSSFSGSALFYLGLTMVGQTKKLTKGMFVALILLITAKLLMLPFLCREMVELLDKTDNVVNHTSLSNYAFLYGVFPAAPGVAIFASQFNMEVGIITSGMVISTFVSAPIMYVSAWLLTIPSMDPNPLAAALQNVSFDISIISLISLTWSLTVVVLSKKYKQIPHMITTNLLVAQFIACIGMVAWNFTVKEKDITIQILVFIFLYSSLYSTYLWTGFLSFSLFLLKKRETVKIPIGFIIVAGWGVPTVLVGILLIVGERNNTSIDSAFFYGKHQIITTAVVLFISILMSGVSLMCMNRSRRGSSYGVLNPYSPRSSMEEVEVEGSGQNHTSATMTQSSPESSAQSSPESSAQSSPRSSAQTSEEKGCCSCQTTNGELSCAKDSKAVSDAVESKIPPIETVDQCVTHCSAQTCVLAQEEQLLQTGDKQLARHGLLCLLLIVGLFANLSSCLWWLFNQEPGRLYVELQFFCAVFNFGQGFICFGIFGLDKHLIILPFKRRLEFFWGGREAAGHTDASVPEEIRMTCQQFVRYHRDHCVKSIVKGRRCGAKISTGIFFGCDLVSWLLQVGLASDRGEAVVYGDRLLRGGVLQHITNELEFRDEYLYYRFVPRKSPPPDSH
- the GPR155 gene encoding lysosomal cholesterol signaling protein isoform X2; this encodes MDSYSDFTAKNLSPSANMSLSLPGQAGLNTTGDPPSMSISRLFPALLECFGIILCGYIAGRANIITSTQAKGLGNFVSRFALPALLFKNMVVLNFSNVNWSFLYSVLIAKAAVFFLVCVLTLLVASPENRFSKAGLFPIFATQSNDFALGYPIVEALYQNTYPEYLQYIYLVAPISLMMLNPLGFIFCEIQKWRNNRTVSQSKIKIVGLALLRVLQNPIVFMVFIGIASNFILGQKIPEYLENFLDGLGSSFSGSALFYLGLTMVGQTKKLTKGMFVALILLITAKLLMLPFLCREMVELLDKTDNVVNHTSLSNYAFLYGVFPAAPGVAIFASQFNMEVGIITSGMVISTFVSAPIMYVSAWLLTIPSMDPNPLAAALQNVSFDISIISLISLTWSLTVVVLSKKYKQIPHMITTNLLVAQFIACIGMVAWNFTVKEKDITIQILVFIFLYSSLYSTYLWTGFLSFSLFLLKKRETVKIPIGFIIVAGWGVPTVLVGILLIVGERNNTSIDSAFFYGKHQIITTAVVLFISILMSGVSLMCMNRSRRGSSYGVLNPYSPRSSMEEVEVEGSGQNHTSATMTQSSPESSAQSSPESSAQSSPRSSAQTSEEKGCCSCQTTNGELSCAKDSKAVSDAVESKIPPIETVDQCVTHCSAQTCVLAQEEQLLQTGDKQLARHGLLCLLLIVGLFANLSSCLWWLFNQEPGRLYVELQFFCAVFNFGQGFICFGIFGLDKHLIILPFKRRLEFFWGGREAAGHTDASVPEEIRMTCQQFVRYHRDHCVKSIVKGRSGDTRFTEHVGESFL